In Nonomuraea muscovyensis, one genomic interval encodes:
- a CDS encoding IS630 family transposase has translation MTQPVKVRRLTDPEGQKLQRIVRRGTMSTVRYRRAMILLASAGGNTVPVIARLVQADEDTVRDVIHRFNEIGLACLDPQWAGGRPRLLSPDDEDFVTATATTRPAKLGQPFTRWSIRKLHDYLRRLPGRAITIGRETLRTLLIRHGITFQRTKTWKDSPDPDFETKLDQIEYALTRRPERTFAFDEFGPLGIRPTAGTGWAPAGAPDRLPATYHRTHGVRYFHGCYSVGDDLLWGINHRRKGSEPTWSALKSIRAARPDGAPIYVIMDNLSAHKNRRIRAWADKHKVRLLFTPTYASWANPIEAHFGPLRQFTLANSNHPNHTVQTRALHAYLRWRNAHARHPDVLAAQRRERARIRSEKGIRWGGRPLASAA, from the coding sequence GCTGGCCTCGGCCGGCGGCAACACCGTCCCGGTCATCGCTCGGCTGGTACAGGCCGATGAGGACACCGTGCGCGATGTGATCCACCGCTTCAACGAGATCGGCCTGGCCTGCCTGGACCCTCAGTGGGCGGGAGGCCGTCCCCGCCTACTGAGTCCTGACGACGAAGACTTCGTCACGGCGACGGCCACCACCCGACCTGCCAAACTCGGCCAGCCCTTCACCCGCTGGTCCATCCGCAAACTCCACGACTACCTGCGCCGCCTGCCCGGCCGCGCCATCACCATCGGCCGCGAAACCTTACGCACCCTGCTGATTCGCCACGGCATCACCTTCCAGCGCACCAAGACCTGGAAAGACTCACCCGACCCGGACTTCGAGACCAAACTCGACCAGATCGAGTACGCCCTCACCCGCCGGCCCGAACGGACCTTCGCCTTCGACGAGTTCGGCCCGCTCGGCATCCGCCCCACCGCCGGGACGGGCTGGGCACCTGCCGGCGCGCCGGACCGATTGCCGGCCACCTATCACCGCACTCACGGCGTGAGGTACTTCCACGGCTGCTACTCCGTCGGCGATGACCTGCTGTGGGGCATCAACCACCGGCGCAAGGGCAGCGAACCCACCTGGTCAGCCTTGAAGTCCATCCGCGCCGCCCGCCCGGACGGCGCCCCGATCTACGTGATCATGGACAACCTGTCGGCGCACAAGAACCGGCGCATCCGCGCCTGGGCGGACAAGCACAAGGTCAGGCTGCTGTTCACCCCGACGTATGCGTCCTGGGCCAACCCGATCGAGGCTCATTTTGGACCGCTGCGCCAGTTCACCTTGGCCAACTCCAACCACCCGAATCACACCGTCCAGACCCGGGCCCTACACGCCTACCTGCGCTGGCGCAACGCCCACGCCCGTCACCCCGACGTGCTGGCCGCTCAACGCCGCGAACGCGCCCGCATCCGAAGCGAGAAGGGCATCCGCTGGGGAGGTCGGCCTCTGGCTTCCGCAGCCTGA
- a CDS encoding McrC family protein, whose translation MDRLLFLVGYTADPKGWRDELVHLEVREGLIPAVADALWRQTERALRQGLLQGYRTAEETSYVLRGRLREADQLRRHHGRPIPMEIRHDDFTIDIPENQILLAAITRLLRVPRVSGSSRRRLAALRIRLAGVTSLILGARLPSWQPTRLNARYQAALRLAEIVWRATSPEHAPGPTVASGFLFDLPKIFEDFVTVAVSEELHDRFGGIAYPQYPCHLDESLAVRMKPDLVWELSGVPRAVVDAKYKQEKPAGYPDADLYQMLAYCTALGLPRGHLIYAEGNGSGASHVVRHAGIEIICHALNLASEPEAILSHISKIVSEF comes from the coding sequence ATCGACCGGCTGCTGTTTCTCGTCGGATACACAGCGGATCCGAAAGGATGGCGGGACGAGCTGGTTCATCTGGAGGTACGGGAGGGGCTGATCCCCGCCGTCGCCGATGCGTTGTGGCGGCAGACAGAGCGTGCGCTCCGACAAGGGCTGCTTCAGGGATATCGAACGGCCGAGGAGACCTCGTATGTGTTGCGCGGACGCCTCCGCGAGGCCGACCAGCTCCGTCGGCACCACGGTCGCCCTATCCCCATGGAGATCCGTCACGACGACTTCACCATCGACATCCCGGAGAACCAGATCCTGCTCGCGGCCATCACACGGCTGCTGAGGGTTCCCCGTGTCTCCGGAAGCTCACGTCGGAGGCTGGCTGCCCTCCGGATCCGCCTCGCGGGCGTCACCAGCCTGATCCTCGGAGCGCGCCTGCCGAGCTGGCAGCCGACGCGGCTTAATGCTCGGTACCAGGCCGCTCTCCGGCTCGCAGAGATCGTGTGGCGGGCTACGTCACCCGAGCACGCTCCGGGCCCGACGGTTGCCAGCGGGTTCCTCTTCGACCTGCCGAAGATCTTCGAAGACTTCGTGACCGTGGCGGTGTCGGAGGAACTGCATGACCGCTTCGGCGGGATTGCATATCCGCAGTACCCCTGCCACCTAGACGAGTCGCTGGCCGTACGGATGAAGCCTGATCTGGTGTGGGAACTGAGCGGTGTTCCCCGGGCCGTGGTCGACGCCAAGTACAAGCAGGAGAAGCCGGCCGGATACCCAGACGCCGATCTGTACCAGATGCTGGCCTACTGCACGGCCCTCGGGCTGCCTCGTGGACACTTGATCTACGCCGAGGGGAACGGATCAGGTGCCTCACACGTCGTAAGGCATGCGGGCATCGAGATCATCTGCCATGCGCTCAACCTCGCTTCGGAACCCGAGGCGATCCTTTCGCACATCAGCAAGATCGTAAGTGAGTTCTGA
- a CDS encoding UvrD-helicase domain-containing protein: MARLAIDSSFLWEFGKLNPDVQERVQEVFAKFQAGGAGINLEKIHNAKDKRFRSIRIDQGYRGIVLTPEQGDLYLLLKVDQHDAAYRWAERHKVSVNSTAGVVEIIDVVGVKEATARNTASGGPDRLFDHVSDAQLRTLGIDEQTLAFARSVTDQLEVEKARRTLGEAQYDVLIGLAMGMTPEEVWNEVAQSAPVDTDDMVAATERTSRRLVLVTGPDELMDVFSQPFALWRVYLHPSQLRVAHARYSGAARVSGGPGTGKTVVALHRARHLARRVKREGAVLLTTFTKTLAASLDDGLRALVSEPDLLECVDVRHIDQVAHQIVARKHGRLSVLNQAEEVARWTKASSAHEPAFLAAEWRQVILAQGITTLLEYQGARRKGRGVRLSSAAREIVWEAFEAFSSGLRKDGVWTHETICVEATRLLTEADRQPYEHVIVDEAQDLSPWQWRFLRAVVPAGPDDLFIAGDTHQRIYDNRVSLRQVGVDVTGRSTRLKINYRTTAEILAWSVGLLRGQAIDDMNEDLESLTGCRSDVHGNQPRLEGFASRQDELAFVTAQVQQWLDDGVEPEQVGIAMRARAPIGEVVNSLAEHGIPAASLASQAAHEGKVLVGTMHRMKGLEFRCMVVTGVSDNSVPAPSAVTPESVDKAAHALDMQRERCVLFVACTRAREELLVTWTGVRSPLLPVS; the protein is encoded by the coding sequence GTGGCACGTCTGGCGATCGACAGCAGCTTCCTGTGGGAATTCGGCAAGCTGAACCCGGACGTCCAGGAGCGTGTACAGGAGGTCTTCGCAAAGTTCCAGGCGGGCGGCGCAGGCATCAACCTGGAGAAGATCCACAACGCGAAGGACAAACGGTTCCGCTCCATCCGGATCGACCAGGGCTATCGCGGGATCGTGCTAACCCCGGAGCAGGGTGACCTCTACCTCCTCCTCAAGGTCGACCAGCATGACGCCGCCTACAGGTGGGCTGAACGGCACAAGGTCTCCGTCAACAGCACCGCCGGTGTGGTCGAGATCATCGACGTGGTCGGCGTGAAGGAAGCCACCGCCAGGAACACCGCATCCGGCGGGCCCGATCGACTGTTCGATCACGTCAGCGACGCGCAGCTCCGGACGCTTGGCATCGACGAGCAAACCCTGGCCTTCGCCCGTTCCGTGACGGACCAACTGGAAGTGGAGAAGGCGCGCCGGACGCTGGGCGAAGCCCAGTATGACGTGCTCATCGGCCTGGCGATGGGGATGACGCCCGAAGAGGTGTGGAACGAAGTCGCTCAGTCGGCTCCGGTCGACACCGATGACATGGTGGCTGCCACGGAACGGACCAGTCGCAGGCTTGTCCTGGTGACCGGGCCCGATGAACTCATGGACGTCTTCAGCCAGCCGTTCGCCCTTTGGCGGGTCTACCTCCATCCAAGCCAGCTGCGTGTTGCCCACGCTCGGTACAGCGGAGCAGCTCGGGTATCCGGTGGGCCGGGAACCGGAAAGACGGTCGTCGCCTTGCACAGGGCCCGGCATCTGGCTAGACGTGTTAAGCGCGAGGGCGCGGTCCTGCTTACCACCTTTACGAAAACGCTGGCCGCCTCTCTCGATGACGGGCTGCGTGCTCTTGTTAGCGAACCCGACCTGCTCGAGTGTGTTGACGTCCGGCACATCGACCAGGTTGCCCACCAGATTGTTGCCCGCAAGCACGGGCGACTGTCTGTTCTCAACCAAGCGGAGGAGGTGGCCAGGTGGACGAAGGCCAGCTCCGCGCACGAGCCGGCGTTTCTCGCCGCCGAGTGGCGGCAGGTCATCCTTGCCCAGGGCATCACCACGCTGCTGGAGTACCAGGGTGCCCGGAGGAAGGGGCGCGGGGTACGACTAAGCTCTGCCGCGAGAGAGATTGTCTGGGAGGCGTTCGAGGCGTTCAGCTCCGGGCTGCGCAAGGACGGCGTGTGGACACACGAGACGATCTGCGTTGAAGCGACCCGACTCTTGACCGAGGCGGACCGCCAGCCGTACGAACACGTGATTGTTGACGAGGCGCAGGACCTCAGCCCATGGCAGTGGCGCTTCCTGCGCGCTGTTGTCCCGGCCGGACCTGATGATCTGTTCATCGCCGGAGACACCCACCAGCGCATCTACGACAACCGCGTCTCCCTGCGGCAGGTCGGGGTGGACGTGACGGGCAGGTCAACCCGACTGAAGATTAACTACCGGACCACGGCAGAAATCCTCGCGTGGAGTGTCGGCCTCCTCCGCGGTCAGGCCATCGATGACATGAACGAAGACCTCGAATCGTTGACCGGCTGCCGCTCAGACGTCCACGGTAACCAGCCACGGCTGGAAGGATTCGCTTCGCGGCAGGACGAACTCGCCTTCGTGACAGCACAAGTCCAGCAGTGGCTCGACGATGGGGTGGAGCCGGAACAAGTCGGCATCGCCATGCGTGCCCGTGCCCCCATCGGCGAGGTCGTCAATTCATTGGCAGAACACGGCATCCCGGCGGCGAGCCTGGCCAGCCAGGCCGCCCATGAGGGCAAGGTTCTGGTCGGGACCATGCACCGGATGAAAGGGCTGGAGTTCCGCTGCATGGTGGTCACCGGCGTCAGCGACAACTCGGTGCCTGCGCCATCGGCGGTGACTCCAGAGAGCGTGGACAAGGCTGCGCACGCACTCGACATGCAGCGCGAGCGCTGTGTCCTCTTCGTTGCCTGCACCCGGGCGCGGGAGGAGTTGCTTGTTACATGGACTGGCGTGCGAAGTCCCCTTCTACCTGTCAGCTGA